The window gttcaaaCAACTGTAGCGAAGGAAGGTTGAACCTCGATCATGTCAATAATAGCTAAGTTAAGctcattgttgtttttttacaaGTTGGAACAActctattttacttttacttaatattatattcttGATTTTATTCATAAGATATTTATTCCGAAAAAACAATcttaatatttattgtaaCTGGATATTATGAAATATGGTAAAATAGTCTAAAACATTCacattaaaatcaaattatataatctATACAATATCAAAAAGTAAAGATATTAGAATAAGATTTTGAGCATTTTTTAACAATTCCTTATTACACTTATTTACACGATtgtcattaattaataattataagtaGCTACTGaattaattcatattaatccttaattatcaataataagtTATTGCAAGAACTCAAATGGTGAAATGTAAGAGCTCTTTCCAGCTAACTTAATAGAttgtttcatttcattataattCACTCAATTGTCGACCTAGTCAACTCGATCATAGATTAATTTGGAAATTCATGTTTGTACCAACAACTCTTAAATATCATACTAAGTCCATCCAAttacttgtttcttttttatatattgttttgttaatttagaAATCAGACCAACTATCGATTGCTTGaataaaattagtgatataGTAAGGACAGTTAAAAAGATTTACCATTACCAAACTTTGAGCACGATGGTATGCTTGATTGTGGttttattaattcaacaaGTACGTTGTATCacctttttttcaatttcagtAAATCAGGGTACGAAATACAATAGGTTTCTTGtttctcaattttctattGGAATTTAGGAATGTTTGACTTGTATGAAGCCATTTTGAGTACAAAATATTATGGAATTTTTTCTTCTgggtgattttctttttttccaacttACTCAATTCACATTTTTAAGATATATCAATGGTATTTAGGGACATTCTAGCCGTATGAATCaattttgaagataaaaatatcgtgaactttttttttttgttaaagtgaTAAATTCGTATTTACTCAATTTATGAGTAGGATTCATGATGATCCACTTGCAAAAGCCATttcatgaattaaaaaaaaaaatttgtaaaatgcTTTTGTTGTTGACCTCTTTTTGAAATTGTCACTCAAGTGGCAAAATACGTTTAGTTTGTATTTAGTGAACGAGTGTTCGATCATGAAGCATATGATGGAAAGAGTTATGTGGGAGTCATGAAATTAAACAATGTAAAAAATCTTCTCTTAACTTGTTATGATCAACTTGGAAGTCAATAATAgaatcataaataattttggcGCCCTTTGAGAGTAGAGAAATTTTCCAAATCAGCTCCTTGGGCAACGGGGCGAGTTCTACGTCTTCGCCATGTGAGATATGTCTCGGCTTCTGAACCTTTCTATTCCCAtgattctctttctctctttcttatcAGATCCTCCTTTCTAATCCCTTCTCTTCTCTCCTGCTCTCTCTCCTCTCTGTAACCACTTAACTCATCTCTGTTTCTCTGacactttcatttttaattttgttttccatcCAACTTGTTTTTGAATCTGTCTCCTTAATCATTCCTTCCATTTCCAAcgattttttcttctctttgaaTCTGTCTAGTTAATCATTCCTTCTATttccaacgatttttttcttctcttttgttatttattcaACGCCCTTCCTTTTCTGTTTACTTTCACAACTTTACATTCCTCAACAAACCCACCTCTTGATTTCGATGTTTAATGCCTTCTACTATGCTCAACTcttgtaatatatttaaatgggGCTGTAAATCGATGtggggtttcttttttttttgtgtaggATGTTAAGTTTGGGGACATTTCCCATCAAGAAGAACAACAATGGGTTGCACTTCTTCTGTTTACGCAGttgggaggaagaagaaactgaGCATACCGGAGATGGTTGTGTTTGTTCCTTCCATGCGAATTCCAATGCAATCTGATCTTCAGAGACCTCTCAGGGGACTTATTCTCAAAGATGTTGCCGATAGACTGTCTTCACTTCGTAATCAGATTGTGTTGGTAGCCGAGGATACAGGTCTGATTTTCCCTCTTTTATGTCTATTACGAAATTCGTGTTTGGTCACTGGGTAAAACTAAGTTGAGATGtttcttcttgtttgattGTTGGTCAGTTTAGACCTCCtagataattgtttttattatgaaatgGACAAATAAAGATACAGCGAAACCACAAGAACCGACACAGAAATTCAGTCAATTGTGAGCTAGCTATGTCTCTGGCAAAGGgagaataatttattattaaaaattataattcaaattgtaGATCAGAGGTGCCTTTGTGGGTAGACAAATTATACAATGCACTTCAATAGTTTCAGCTACAGTGAGATATGTACTTGGTGTTCGAAGTTCTAGATATGAAATTTAAGGCATTCAAgtagtttttgttattaacaTCCTATAAGTTTACTTTACAACGCAATGCTATAGAGTTAGATGGATGTGATGTGAGATTAATTGACTCCAAGCTGAACGGAGTTTAAGCTAGTCTGGACACTTCCAGATACTaggaacaaaatatttgttttggaaTGAAGTGAAACGTGTTCTTGCAGGTGGATCTGCTATAACGGAATTGCGGGGAGCGCTGGAAGAGTATCTCTCTGTTTTAATTGGTCTAACAAAGAAAGGTGGCTTCATCTCATCCTACAGTTATATACTATATTGCTCTTTGGATGATGGTTCCAATTTTATGCAGAAACCATAGATGATGGATTGATAGAGTTCAAATggagaaatttagaaaatggaCGACAAGTAAGACTGGCGCCTACTTTCatacattatatattgtttacttATCCAAAAAATGCAGTCATGTAATTAATTGAGTAACGTATAACAAACATGGTGGGCAGGAAACATGTATAGCAAACTTGTGGTTTGAATTGTTGTCTGTTGTTCACTTAATGGCTATGTTGACTCTATCAGAAGCTGATTCCTTGATGATCCCCAAGGATCACTCTGGTTCTGGTTCGAGGGTAGTGTCTTCAGGTCATATTTACAAGCCTACTTCTAAATACCTTCTTCTTGAAACCGATTTTAACACTTCGCCTGTTAAGTAAATGTTGCTTAACTTTCAGATTCCAAGAGGGATGCCATTGATTTGCTTCTTAAAGCATCGGGATATCTCGATTGCTGCATCCGGGATATTCTGGTCTACATTCCATTTGATATTAAGTATGCAAGCTTCAAcccttttaaaatatttcctaGTCGTTCTTGTGTTAAACTATCATTGTCTAACATGCTCTATACATGTATCCTAGGAGACGGTTGCCTAATGATTTTAAACCTGGTGTGCTTGAAGccatttcaattcaaactcTGGGTCAGGTACATTGTTGTTTCGTCTTATCAATATAGTCTATCTCAAGTTTTTCAATCTGCAAGTTATGAGCTctattttacttctttctaGGCTTTATGGCTTTTTAGTATCTATATCTAACTTGAATGGAGGTCTCTGTTTATAATCAGGGAACTGAAATCCAACTTGGTTTAGCTGTTGAAACTCAAAATGCGACCTTATCTGTCAAAAGGAGACTGGCATGTGAGCAGTTGATCT of the Cucumis sativus cultivar 9930 chromosome 3, Cucumber_9930_V3, whole genome shotgun sequence genome contains:
- the LOC101206080 gene encoding BRO1 domain-containing protein BROX homolog isoform X1 codes for the protein MGCTSSVYAVGRKKKLSIPEMVVFVPSMRIPMQSDLQRPLRGLILKDVADRLSSLRNQIVLVAEDTGGSAITELRGALEEYLSVLIGLTKKETIDDGLIEFKWRNLENGRQETCIANLWFELLSVVHLMAMLTLSEADSLMIPKDHSGSGSRVVSSDSKRDAIDLLLKASGYLDCCIRDILVYIPFDIKRRLPNDFKPGVLEAISIQTLGQGTEIQLGLAVETQNATLSVKRRLACEQLIYFSQAYQCLSECDMDRGYGKKHMSFIKWKFLESKAAAYYYHGLILDKGSEPSCHVSAVCCFLAAEELLGESKKACLSFCLASPVTRPPPLWGAMKHLHQKIPEVASRKSQMYGYLLEQEKALQALPELPEFQLSLRPEEYQLPEIDSAWSSQNCEAYTHTLKLKEHLNDSDYETLSE
- the LOC101206080 gene encoding BRO1 domain-containing protein BROX homolog isoform X2, with protein sequence MGCTSSVYAVGRKKKLSIPEMVVFVPSMRIPMQSDLQRPLRGLILKDVADRLSSLRNQIVLVAEDTGGSAITELRGALEEYLSVLIGLTKKDDGLIEFKWRNLENGRQETCIANLWFELLSVVHLMAMLTLSEADSLMIPKDHSGSGSRVVSSDSKRDAIDLLLKASGYLDCCIRDILVYIPFDIKRRLPNDFKPGVLEAISIQTLGQGTEIQLGLAVETQNATLSVKRRLACEQLIYFSQAYQCLSECDMDRGYGKKHMSFIKWKFLESKAAAYYYHGLILDKGSEPSCHVSAVCCFLAAEELLGESKKACLSFCLASPVTRPPPLWGAMKHLHQKIPEVASRKSQMYGYLLEQEKALQALPELPEFQLSLRPEEYQLPEIDSAWSSQNCEAYTHTLKLKEHLNDSDYETLSE